The nucleotide sequence ccctgaactgtgtgtcacctaataatccagctggccctgaactgtgtgtcacctaataatccagctggccctgaactgtgtgtcacctaataatccagctggccctgaactgtgtgtcacctaataatccagctggccctgaactgtgtgtcacctaataatccagctggccctgaactgtgtgtcacctaataatccagctggccctgactgtgtgtcacctaataatccagcTGGCCCTGAACTGTGTGTCACAGCTGTGCAGGTGGTCAAACCTGAAACACCTGACTACAGAGAGGAAGGAGCACCAGCTGAGACCTTGCAACACTACCTCAcgcaaagacacagagagaggacagatagacACATGTCTGTTGGCTCAGAGGTACTATGAGCCAGTATTCCTCTGTAATGAGCAGGTTAACTGGAGGAGGGCTTTGTTGGCTCAGAGGTACTATGAGCCAGTATTCCTCTGTAATGAGCAGGTTAACTGGAGGAGGGCTTTGTTGGCTCAGAGGTACTGTGACACAGTGTTCCTCTGTAATGAGCAGGTTAAGTGGAGGATGGCTTTGTTGGCTCAGAGGTACTGTGACACAGTGTTCCTCTGTAATGAGCAGGTTAAGTGGAGGAGGGCTTTGTTGGCTCAGAGGTACTGTGACACACAGTTGATCGGGAGGTCAACGGGATGAACTGTGGCTGAACCATAGGGGCAAGGGTCATGAACGGGCCATGGCATTAAAACTGACTTTGGATGGAGGGAGGTGTGAAAGACTGAGAAAACCCTTGAAACTGGGATTCAGCATGACATTATACTGATGGTGGTTATGGTGCATTGTGGTACTAGAGCAACTGGTGATTATCCAATAGGCAACGATAGATATGTGCATTACATCATCGTTGTTGCCGGTTTCTCTGTGTCTGATGGAAGTGGGGATGATGTCATGTACATCTGTGCCATGCAGTACACTTCCCTCTGAGCAAGTGGGTGGGTATGAGTGGTCAGAGAGTCTGCACATGGACACGAGTGGTATCGGAGTGAAAGGTTAGTGAGACTGGGGTTTCTGAGAAGTGAGGGTGTTTCTGTGTGCTCGGAGTCAAGCAGAAACATCAGGACTTCCCTCAGGTCACACAGAGTCGGAGGTACAGAGGAGTTATAGGAACCCTGGAAGAGACGTGTGGTTGGAAGACACTTGTAGTTCCTTTGGCAGAGGTGTATAGCCAGTTTCGATGGCTCATGTTGGTATAGCTGTTGCGTttcgtcagacacacacacatattcacacactTACCTGCATGAACTCTGACACACACGTACTCTACAAACACCTCTGCCAGGTATAGACAAGAAACATTTCCTAAACAAACAGCTTTATTTTTTCTCAGCCTTGTAAACaacttccctcctcctctattctcctctttctccctctctccctctctccatatctctcagTCAGTGTGGCTGCTGCATTCGCTTTGTGAGTCgggagatgtgtgtgtgaccCCTGCATTGGTCGCACCTCTCTCCTGTCTGGGGGTGTTGGTTCTCCTCACCTGTAACCTGGGATCAAAACACATACAACTTTTTTGAAACATATTAATACGTTCTTCAAAAAAAGTATTAAATCCAAACAGTGTAAGTAAATAAATTACTTATTAAGAAAAGTAAAAGTGCTTAGAAATATGTTACAAGCAACAATGATAAAATAATCAAAACATATCAGACTAAATCCTTACTTCTGCATCTTCTTGGTCTCCTCCTGCATGTCGATACAGGCCATAGTGAACATCTTAAACTCCTTGTAGTTCAGGTGCTAAGGGAGACACAGAGGTGAATAGTCTGCTTTGAATACAAACACATAGAGGGCAACCTAAAGCTGGGTAGTGGAGACATCGCTGTCTCTGGACAGCTCAGGACGTATCACGGGTTAGAGTAGCATGTCTCTAACTAGAGACATCAAACAAGAAGATCTTAcccttgtcaaaggtaatgcactatacagtatagtgAATAGGCttcaaacccagagagagagtcagtgtacCTCGTCTCCGGAGACGTCGAACTCGTAGAAGATCTTATCGAGGGCGTGACCCTTGAGGTTGAACAGGAAGCCAGAGGCCTGGAACTCGGCGGGGCTGATGGTGCGACCTCCGTCCATGTCCAGCAACTCAAACACCGGCCTGGAGTGACGGAAGATGAAGTTCTTCTCCACATGGTACTGgaagaggtcacacacacacgcacgcacacgcacgcacgcacacacacacacacacacacacacacacacacacacacacacacacacacacacacacacacacacacacacacattcaagccagcagcataccactatgcatcccactgctggctggCCTGTGAAGcgaagcagggttggtcctggtttgTCCcttgatgggagaccagatgctgctggaagtggtatAGGATGCAATCTTTCTTCtggtcattttttttttaaatcccaatgccccagggcagtgattggggacactggtCTTTCTTTTGTAAGGTCTTTCGGATGGTATGTTAAAcagatgtcctgactctctgtggtcactaaagagcccatggcacttattataagagtaggggtgttaaccctggtgtcctggttaAACTCCCAATCTGGCCTTCATACCATTATGGTCACCTATTCAACCCCAGCtaacaattggctcattcatccccccacccctcccattTCACTATttcccaggttgttgctgtaaatgaaaaTTTCTATGAAACTTCTGTTTTCTGGTCAACATTGAATCATGGCCGTAAAAAGCCTGTTGTTATATTTGTAAACGTGACTGTAATTGTTTAATGAGATATGAAAGGGGAATTCGGAAGCAGGTTGTGATAAAGGGGGTTTTCATCTCCTTGCCAGATATGAGAAGTTGTGTCCCCATGATAAACATGACCAACAGATAATGGACTTTAATGACCTTCAGTTTGACCACAAGGTTCTGGCATACAAGCTCTATTCTCCTGACCACATGGTTCTGTAGTAACCGGTATGACATAATATAGTTCAATGCTGGAAGACAaatatacacacaacacacacacacacacaccacacacaccacacacacacacaccacacacaccacacacaccacacacacacacacacacacacacacacacacacacacacacacacacacacacacacacacacacacacacacacacacacacacacacacacacacacacacacacacacacacacacacacacacacacacacacacacacacacacacacacacacacacacacacacacacacacacacacacacacacacacacacacacacacacacacacacacacacacacacacacacacacacacacacacacacaccacacacacacaccacacacacacaccacacacaccacacacaccacacacaaacacacactcacacacacacacacacacacacacacacacacacacacacacacacacacacacacacacacacacacacacacacaccacacacaccacatacacatacacccacacacacacacaccacacacaccacacaccacacaccacacaccacacatacacaccacacacaccacacacacacacacacacacacacacacacacacacacacacacacacacacacacacgcgcacacacacacacacacacacacacacacacacacacacacacacacacagggggagagagagaggaacactaccTCGCTGCAGAGCAGGATGCAGACCAGCATGTAGAACTGTTCGAAGCCGATCTCTCCGCTGGCGTTCCAGTCTAGCATGTCAAAGGTCATCATGATCTCCTTCTTCTTCAGGTCAGTCACATGGTGCATGAAGTGGTAGAACTGGATGTCTGCAAGAAGAAGAGACATGGCCACTTAGCCTACTGTTTGCTGCTTTAATAAAGTTTGGGGGGAAAAAATGTAATAACCAACATGATTTTCTTTTTTCAGGTTACACCCATACATGTTATGAGGACACAAATTACCTGGATGTCTATGAATACATTGACACACGTTTGAATGTTTTCACCAATGTTTTTCTGTCATGTTACGCTTGCCACATTACTCACACAAATCTAATTACCTGAATGAACTCAGGAATATTTAGACATAAATCCAAAATGTACCATTCAGAGTGTTCCTGTTGTGGACATCCAGTATTTTGAAGTAATCAGACAGTATTTTGGCGTTGCGCAGGGAGAGAAGACAGTAGACACTGTCAAAGTCCAGATAATTTAAAAGAGCTCCTTTCTTTAGCTTCATCTTGGCTCACTGACTGACCACTGCAGAAGTGCTGTCCCTCTCAGCTCTACCTGACACTGACTGACCACTACAGAAGTGCTGTCCCTCTCAGCTCTTCTACCTGACACTGACTGACCACTACAGAAGTGCTGTCCCTCTCAGCTCTTCTACCTGACACTGACTGACCACTACAGAAGTGCTGTCCCTCTCAGCTCTACCTGACACTGACTGACCACTACAGAAGTGCTGTCCCTCTCAGCTCTTCTACCTGACACTGACTGACCACTACAGAAGTGCTGTCCCTCTCAGCTCTACCTGACACTGACTGACCACTGCAGAAGTGCTGTCCCTCTCAGCTCTACCTAACACTGAATGACCACTGCAGAAGTGCTGTCCCTCTCAGCTCTACCTGACACTGACTGACCACTACAGAAGTGCTGTCCCTCTAAGCTCTACCTGACACTGACTGACCACTACAGAAGTGCTGTCCCTCTCAGCTCTACCTGACACTGACTGACCACTACAGAAGTGCTGTCCCTCTCAGCTCTTCTACCTGACACTGACTGACCACTGCAGAAGTGCTGTCCCTCTCAGCTCTACCTAACACTGACTGACCACTACAGAAGTGGTGTCCCTCTCAGCTCTACCTGACACTGACTGACCACTGCAGAAGTGCTGTCCCTCTCAGCTCTTCTACCTGACACTGACTGACCACTACAGAAGTGTTGTCCCTCTCAGCTCTACCTGACACTGACTGACCACTGCAGAAGTGCTGTCCCTCTCAGCTCTACCTGACACTGACTGACCACTGCAGAAGTGCTGTCCCTCTCAGCTCTACCTAACACTGACTGACCACTGCAGAAGTGCTGTCCCTCTCAGCTCTACCTGACACTGACTGACCACTACCAAAGTGGTGTCCCTCTCAGCTCTACCTAACAATGACTGACCACTACAGAAGTGCTGTCCCTCTCAGCTCTACCTAACACTGAATGACCACTGCAGAAGTGCTGTCCCTCTCAGCTCTACCTAACACTGAATGACCACTGCAGAAGTGCTGTCCCTCTCAGCTCTACCTGACACTGACTGACCACTACAGAAGTGCTGTCCCTCTCAGCTCTACCTGACACTGACTGACCACTACAGAAGTGCTGTCCCTCTCAGCTCTACCTGACACTGACTGACCACTACAGAAGTGCTGTCCCTCTCAGCTCTACCTGACACTGACTGACCACTACAGAAGTGCTGTCCCTCTCAGCTCTACCTAACAATGACTGACCACTACAGAAGTGCTGTCCCTCTCAGCTCTACCTGACACTGACATCACAATGGTTCACCGTTGAATTTGGTGTTCTATTACAGATTCTACATTCTATTGATAGATTTGTAACATGAATTATAAACTCATTCAGTATCGTTTTAATTGAATGATCATTACATACTATTTTGACAGTATATGACAACTTTCCAGTCTTTGCCATAATATCTTTGACATTTATGTCACTACACTGAAAAGACAGTGATTCACTTGACTAATTCAAAGGTCTAAAACTGTACTGCACACTGTCAGGGAATTCCAATATTAGTTACACTACCTCATGTGTGAGGAAAGTAGACAACAACCTCTTAGTTGTATTGTTGTTCTACCTTTCACACAACTGCAAAGGTGCATCATCacagtgtgacgaccctcccactctgtttgCCAAATTCTTTCTCGTTGCTCTTACTTTTTGCTCTTATTCCGTTATCTCCACGTTGTTCCCCTCTTTGTAACGGGCtacgagccggttcgtgacaacaGACAAACAAGTCTCAAAGAAAGTGAACCTTCGTTACATAATTTAATTCCCTCAGTCCTTTCAGGGTCACATCAACCCAATTATTGCATTCTCTGAGTACTCCTAAATGATAAGATTAAAAAAGCAGAGGCTTTTAGGAAACCATTTTGGTATGACTGGTGTTTACTGTGCAATTACATACCATGTTTACATTTATAACGTTATGGATAAGAAGGATAATAATTGTAATCAAAGTGAAGAGATTGTTTTTGAGGGGGATGGTTGAGGCTACAAGGTAGCCAGCAACCTTACTACCATATTGTCTGAGGTAAGAAATATTAAAAAATATAACGTAACTTAATTGTAGTTGTAAAATGTTTAAACAAGTGACTGATAGCTCTACAGTTAACGTTTCTTTATAGCCTTTAAGCTATTTGACACAGCTTTTTATGTCATATTGCTGGATAATTAGCTACGTTATAAAGAGCTTTTCAATTGGCATCTCTCCCTGTTTTCAGTCACAGGTGGGGACTGGATTAGGTGTGAGCAGTGCAGGAGGTGGGCTCATGAGTTGTAACTTTACTGAGGATAGCTTTAGCAGAGCATACGAGTTGCTACTTCAATGTTACAGTGAATGTGTTGTAACTTTACTGAGGATAGCTTTAGCAGAGCATACGAGTTGCTACTTCAATGTTACAGTGAATGTGTTGTAACTTTACTGAGGATAGCTTTAGCAGAGCATAAGAGTTGCTACTTCAATGTTACAGTGAATGTGTTGTAACTTTACTGGGGATAGCTTTAGCAGAGCATAAGAGTTGCTACTTCAATGTTACAGTGAATGAGTTGTAACTTTACTGGGGATAGCTTTAGCAGAGCATAAGAGTTGCTACTTCAATGTTACAGTGAATGTGTTGTAACTTTACTGGGGATAGCTTTAGCAGAGCATAAGAGTTGCTACTTCAATGTTACAGTGAATGAGTTGTAACTTTACTGGGGATAGCTTTAGCAGAGCATAAGAGTTGCTACTTCAATGTTACAGTGAATGAGTTGTTGTGGAATGTTATATTCCATTGTTATTAGTTATATTCCAATACTATATTCCAATGAAAATTAAAATGAATTAAAAACAACTATTGAAAACATTTTGCTCCTGAATGTCATTTTAAAGACTGCTGGGAATGAAAATCTTGCATTCAAATAATATTTAGTGCAATTGTACGTAATGGATTGTATGGAAAAGGAAGAACAAAGAAAATGATGTGCAGGTGAGGTAAAAAGAGGGACTTTATATTAAATCTCCTCAGAGTGGGCCATTTAACCCGATTTTTAGAAAATGCCCCTTTTCTAAAAAACATTTCATGAAATAGCAAAAAATTGTGTTAAATTGAAGCCTTTCATTTCCCTTCATACTTTATTTGCATAACATACAATCCACATTCAATTTTCTTCACCAAACGTTGCTTTTTTTTGTCAGCAATTAGATATTGTTCTTAGGAGGGCAAGTTACCCCCTAGTGCTCAACAGATATGAAGCAATTATGTAGGCAACTAATAAACCTTTGAAAGAATTGCCAGGCAGAATGTCTAGGGGATATGTATACAGcatgagaaggagagaaagaacatGCCTGAACAGTCTTCTATTATTGTGCCTTGTTTAGAAAGGTTAGAAAGTGATTGAGTTCCTCCTTCTGCCCTTCTGTACTTTTCTCAACGGGGGAATTCTATTGGATGTTAAATGTCATCGACATTAACACATTAAAAAGCCACTGTTTGGACGTCAGTGTTATTCAGAGGATAAGCGGTGATCAGAAGATGTTTGATCGTTGTCTAAAGGTATGAACAATTTACTTTTAAATTAACTAGTTGGTCTATAAATGTATCATGCAGATCAATTATTAATTTTGTACATCCTATTTTATATTTGTTATGAGGACTTTAATTAAGTAATGAACATGGATAGAACCTTAGATTTTAAATTTGACATTTATTTGACTAAACAATATTATCACTCTCTTTCCTCCCGCGTAGATGAGGTTTACTTTACTCGGCATCCTGCCTACTTTACTAGGCATTCTGATCCTACACCAGGCCAAAAGCCAAAGCCCCAAGTTCACTCAGAGCAGCTGGAATCTTCTACCCAAAGGTAGAAAATAATAATCTCTTATCAGAACACGTACATTACTGTCATCTGTTAGATCAGTACAGTTTGTAACAATAATGGCAGCTTGTACACCTGTCGGTATGTTATCAGGTCATTATTAGGAATTAAATGTGTTTCCAGTCTGGTATAGTGCAGTGCTTTCAGAacgtattcaaaccccttgactcattccacattttgttgtgttacagcctgaattcaaaacgaatcaaatattatttgtttctctcactcatctacacacaatgccccataatgacgaagtgaaaacatgtttggaGAAATGTTGGAACATTTATTGCAAATGAAATACAGAAGTATATTATTTGCACGAGTATTAATATCCCCCAGTCATCTTTGGCAGCTGTGAGTgcttctgggtacgtctctaagagccttatacacctggattgtacaatatttgtacaTCATTCTTAAAAcagttcttcaagctctgtcaacttggttgttgatcattgctacgtcttgctatagattttcaatCCGGttcaagtcaaaactgtaacttggccatgtcttcttggtaagcaactccagtgaatTTTGGCCTTGTGTtctaggttattgttctgctgagaGGTGCATTTGTCTCCCAgcgtctgttggaaagcagactgaaccaggttttgtTCTATATCTGTtattttttactcctgaacatatttcagtttgccataacaaaagggttgaaaacgtattgactcaagatatttcagcttttcaattTGAATTAATTGGtaacattttgaaaacaaaattccactttgacattatggggtattgtgttgggCAGTGACACAATATATCAGTTTAATCCAggttgtaacacaaaatgtgtaaaaagtcaaggagtgtgaatacttcaAAAGGCCCTGTATAAAGATGAGTTAGTTATATGTTGGTTTTGCCAGTCCGGTGTGTAGATGGTATAAAGTTGAGGATGTGTTTATGTCAGTATCATAAGGTTATATAAAGTTGAGGGTGTGTTTCTGTTGATGAGCTAAGGTCGGAGcccaaattattggcacccttgaaaAAGTTGAGAAAATAAGAATGTTTAATAGAAATAATGCTCAACAAATGGAAAACTTTGAATATTTTGTACCAATTATATAAGTCAGAGAAAGATATTTTGTTTAATTAACAAGTCATATTTTTAACTCTAATTATTGGCATCCCTGTGCCGTTATCCTCGCATGTGATATATTGAAAAGTATTGAAAACAAGGTTGCCAATCATTTGGACCAATCTTTTTGAGAAAGAAAAGCATAGTTGTTAAACAAAATCTTGTTTAAAAATACTATAATATAAATTATAAAAAACTGAACTATATTAAATGTTCAAATTCTTTtgaaaattatattattttataccaaTACAATAATACAATTTTCAAACGAATTTGAGCATTTAAAATAGTTCAGTTTTTTAGAATTT is from Oncorhynchus masou masou isolate Uvic2021 chromosome 32, UVic_Omas_1.1, whole genome shotgun sequence and encodes:
- the LOC135527280 gene encoding EF-hand calcium-binding domain-containing protein 9-like, whose amino-acid sequence is MKLKKGALLNYLDFDSVYCLLSLRNAKILSDYFKILDVHNRNTLNDIQFYHFMHHVTDLKKKEIMMTFDMLDWNASGEIGFEQFYMLVCILLCSEYHVEKNFIFRHSRPVFELLDMDGGRTISPAEFQASGFLFNLKGHALDKIFYEFDVSGDEHLNYKEFKMFTMACIDMQEETKKMQK